Proteins from one Chlorogloeopsis sp. ULAP01 genomic window:
- the sir gene encoding sulfite reductase, ferredoxin dependent: protein MVKSAPPPITSRKPSKVEGLKERSNFLREPVATEILEDTTHFSEDAVQILKFHGSYQQDNRDNRVKGQEKDYQFMLRTKNPGGYVPPQLYLVLDRLADEYGNHTLRATTRQGFQLHGILKKNLKAAIAAIIQSMGSTLGACGDLNRNVMAPPAPFKNKLEYQYAWEYANNIAELLTPQTGAYYEIWLDGEKAISAEENPEVKAVRQRNGTGTIFHDREEPIYGTHYMPRKFKACVTVPGDNSIDLYTQDLTLVVITNNEGELEGFDVFAGGGLGRTHNKEETFARTADPICYVAKEDVYDLVKAIVATQRDYGDRTDRRHARLKYLIHDWGVDKFRLVVEEYFGKPVEPFKPLPEWKYRDFLGWNEQGDGKLFLGISIDNGRIKDEGNFQLKTALREIVEQYNLPIRLTGNHDAILYDIKPQNKQAIEDILNRRGVVTNPGQIDQLARYSMACPALPTCGLAITESERAIPGFLERIHALLDKVGLKNEHFVVRMTGCPNGCARPYMAELGLVGSAPESYQVWLGGSPDQTRLAEAYIDRLHINDLETFLEPIFVFFKKSRKKGESFGDFCNRVGFEAIREFANSYKSRSVNYVGKARHRITVRDDVYDVLKEAADCQGKSMTDLVDEALKLYLKAQ, encoded by the coding sequence ATGGTTAAATCTGCTCCTCCACCGATCACCAGCCGTAAGCCTTCCAAAGTAGAAGGACTCAAGGAACGCAGTAATTTTCTGCGCGAACCTGTCGCTACAGAAATACTTGAGGATACAACACATTTTAGTGAAGATGCGGTGCAAATCCTCAAGTTTCACGGCTCTTATCAGCAGGATAACCGGGATAATCGGGTCAAAGGACAGGAGAAAGATTATCAGTTCATGCTGCGGACAAAAAATCCAGGAGGCTATGTGCCGCCGCAGCTATATCTAGTTTTAGATCGGCTGGCTGATGAGTATGGCAATCATACATTGCGTGCCACTACTCGCCAAGGATTTCAGTTACATGGGATTTTAAAGAAAAACCTAAAAGCAGCGATCGCCGCCATCATTCAAAGCATGGGTTCAACACTGGGAGCTTGTGGTGACTTGAACCGCAATGTAATGGCACCTCCGGCTCCCTTCAAAAACAAGCTTGAATATCAGTATGCCTGGGAATACGCCAATAATATTGCGGAACTACTGACACCGCAAACAGGTGCCTATTATGAGATTTGGCTGGATGGAGAGAAGGCAATTAGTGCCGAAGAAAATCCAGAAGTCAAGGCAGTAAGGCAACGTAATGGAACCGGAACTATATTCCACGATCGCGAAGAACCAATCTACGGTACTCACTATATGCCACGCAAGTTTAAAGCTTGTGTGACAGTTCCGGGTGATAATTCGATTGATTTATATACCCAAGATCTCACCTTGGTAGTAATTACTAACAATGAGGGAGAATTAGAAGGATTTGATGTTTTTGCTGGCGGTGGTTTAGGACGAACCCATAATAAAGAAGAAACCTTTGCCAGAACAGCAGATCCAATTTGCTATGTGGCGAAGGAAGATGTTTACGATCTTGTCAAAGCCATAGTTGCTACTCAAAGAGATTATGGCGATCGCACAGACCGCCGTCACGCCAGGCTAAAATATCTCATCCACGATTGGGGCGTTGATAAGTTTCGGTTGGTAGTCGAAGAATACTTCGGCAAGCCAGTGGAACCCTTTAAACCACTGCCAGAGTGGAAATACCGCGATTTTCTGGGTTGGAATGAACAAGGCGATGGCAAGCTGTTCTTAGGCATTTCTATCGATAATGGGCGAATCAAGGATGAAGGAAACTTCCAACTAAAAACAGCTTTAAGAGAAATTGTTGAACAGTATAACTTGCCGATCCGCCTCACAGGGAACCACGACGCGATCCTGTATGATATCAAGCCCCAGAACAAGCAAGCCATCGAAGATATTCTTAACCGTCGCGGTGTTGTCACTAATCCCGGACAAATAGATCAACTAGCACGTTACTCAATGGCTTGTCCGGCTTTGCCTACTTGTGGCTTGGCAATTACTGAATCGGAGCGAGCAATACCGGGATTTTTAGAACGCATCCACGCTTTGTTAGATAAAGTTGGTTTGAAAAATGAGCATTTTGTGGTGCGGATGACTGGATGTCCTAACGGTTGTGCTCGCCCGTATATGGCGGAACTTGGTTTAGTGGGTAGTGCTCCCGAAAGCTACCAAGTGTGGTTGGGTGGTTCGCCCGATCAAACGAGATTGGCAGAAGCTTACATCGACAGGCTGCATATTAATGATTTGGAAACTTTCCTAGAGCCGATTTTTGTTTTCTTTAAAAAGTCACGCAAAAAGGGTGAAAGCTTTGGAGATTTTTGCAACCGGGTTGGTTTTGAAGCGATTCGGGAGTTTGCTAACTCTTACAAATCCAGATCTGTCAACTATGTAGGTAAAGCACGTCACCGCATCACTGTTCGAGATGATGTTTATGATGTGCTTAAGGAAGCTGCCGATTGCCAAGGCAAGTCGATGACGGATTTGGTAGATGAGGCACTCAAACTTTATTTAAAGGCACAATAA
- a CDS encoding alpha/beta hydrolase: MFQPPGFEQRSVITPLGRVVYYTAIGSPWQDEMNVSQDKDTLVFLHGFGGGSSAYEWSKVYPAFAAEYRILAPDLLGWGFSSHPAHNYTIEDYLTTIREFLQQTCDGAVTVIASSLTAALTIRLAIAHPELFKSLILTTPAGLADFGQDSRSLFTQLITIPVLDRVIYSTGIATEAGIRNFLEQRQFANPNRVYEEIVQAYLESARQPNAEYAALSFVRGDLSFDLSLYIQQLTIPTAIIWGQKSQFTGLEVGRRLAQMNPQAIRFFQALEDVGLTPQLELPGVTIGFIRKYLPLLSQSPTTVTY; this comes from the coding sequence ATGTTTCAACCACCAGGATTTGAACAACGCTCCGTAATTACTCCTCTTGGTAGAGTGGTATACTATACTGCCATCGGTTCGCCTTGGCAAGATGAAATGAATGTGAGCCAAGACAAAGATACTTTGGTATTCTTACATGGATTCGGTGGAGGATCTTCTGCGTATGAATGGTCAAAAGTTTATCCAGCATTTGCCGCAGAATACCGTATTCTCGCGCCAGATTTGCTCGGTTGGGGGTTCTCCTCACATCCAGCACACAATTACACAATTGAAGATTATTTGACAACAATCCGTGAATTTTTGCAGCAGACTTGTGATGGTGCAGTAACTGTAATTGCTTCTTCTCTAACAGCAGCCTTGACAATTCGATTAGCGATCGCCCACCCAGAATTATTCAAGTCCTTAATTCTCACTACACCCGCCGGATTAGCTGATTTTGGGCAAGACTCACGTAGCTTGTTTACCCAATTAATAACGATTCCCGTGCTTGATCGAGTGATTTACAGTACTGGGATCGCGACTGAGGCGGGTATTCGTAATTTCTTGGAGCAACGACAATTTGCCAATCCGAATCGAGTCTATGAAGAAATTGTTCAAGCTTACTTAGAATCTGCTAGACAACCAAATGCAGAATATGCAGCACTATCTTTTGTGCGTGGTGACTTGAGCTTTGATTTATCGCTTTATATTCAGCAGTTAACAATTCCCACTGCCATAATTTGGGGACAAAAGTCACAATTCACTGGGCTAGAAGTTGGTCGTCGCCTTGCTCAAATGAATCCACAAGCGATAAGATTTTTTCAAGCACTAGAGGATGTAGGCTTAACACCCCAACTAGAATTGCCAGGAGTTACCATTGGCTTCATTAGAAAATATTTACCTTTGCTGAGTCAATCGCCAACAACAGTAACTTACTGA
- a CDS encoding VOC family protein, whose amino-acid sequence MNQTIFHLAFPVTDIAQAKAYYVQGLGCIPGRENRHALILNLYGHQLVAHVTKENLTSQRGIYPRHFGLIFTSKADWEYLLTRAQERQLLFREEPKHRYVDTPLEHRTFFLEDPFYNLMEFKYYRYSEAIFGSAEYVQIGDPH is encoded by the coding sequence ATGAACCAAACTATATTTCATCTTGCCTTTCCAGTTACAGACATTGCCCAAGCAAAAGCATACTATGTTCAAGGATTAGGCTGTATTCCCGGTCGAGAAAATCGCCATGCTTTAATCCTCAACCTTTACGGTCATCAACTAGTGGCTCACGTTACAAAGGAAAACCTGACATCTCAACGCGGTATCTATCCTAGACATTTTGGATTAATTTTTACCTCAAAAGCGGACTGGGAATATTTACTGACCAGAGCACAAGAGCGACAATTATTGTTTAGAGAAGAACCTAAGCATCGTTATGTCGATACTCCACTAGAACATCGCACTTTCTTTTTAGAAGATCCGTTCTACAATCTGATGGAGTTCAAGTATTACCGTTACTCTGAGGCGATTTTCGGAAGTGCGGAGTATGTTCAAATTGGCGATCCTCACTAA
- a CDS encoding 16S rRNA (uracil(1498)-N(3))-methyltransferase — protein sequence MAQLQRIVIASSQLQPEQIILTSEQQHYLYRVLRLREGDRFIAMDGMGKWWLAQLAGAQAKILETLCVETELPVAISLIIALPKGNAFDEVVRICTELGVATIAPVVSDRTLLHPSPQKLERWRRIAKEAAEQSERAIVPAILEPVSFSAAIASTTATHRYICEARGSYPHLKTAINEVSPTSQIVIAIGPEGGWTQTEIENALDAGFQPVSLGKRILRAVTAPIVALSLITAIYEV from the coding sequence ATGGCTCAATTACAAAGAATAGTGATCGCATCTTCCCAACTCCAGCCAGAGCAAATAATACTGACATCTGAGCAACAGCATTATCTTTACAGAGTCTTACGCCTGCGCGAGGGCGATCGCTTTATCGCTATGGATGGAATGGGTAAATGGTGGTTGGCACAGCTAGCAGGGGCGCAAGCAAAAATTTTAGAAACCCTCTGCGTCGAGACTGAGTTACCTGTAGCAATTAGTCTTATCATCGCTTTACCAAAGGGTAATGCCTTTGACGAAGTAGTCAGAATTTGCACTGAACTGGGAGTAGCTACTATTGCTCCAGTTGTAAGCGATCGCACTTTACTTCATCCCAGTCCCCAAAAACTAGAACGCTGGCGGCGCATAGCCAAAGAAGCTGCTGAACAATCAGAGCGTGCGATTGTGCCTGCAATTTTAGAACCAGTTTCCTTTAGCGCTGCGATCGCATCCACTACAGCTACTCATCGTTATATTTGTGAAGCACGGGGCAGTTATCCTCATTTAAAAACAGCTATTAACGAAGTTTCGCCAACATCCCAGATTGTGATCGCGATCGGCCCTGAGGGAGGATGGACACAGACAGAAATTGAAAATGCACTTGATGCCGGATTTCAACCTGTTTCCTTGGGAAAACGTATCTTAAGAGCCGTTACAGCCCCAATTGTAGCTTTATCCTTAATTACCGCAATTTATGAAGTATAA
- a CDS encoding triacylglycerol lipase — MKKQTSQRNPVLLVHGIFDTGRVFERMVPYLTQRGWVVYDFDLTPNNGNESLDKLAQQIANYVECNFPREQPLDLVGFSMGGIVSRYYVQRLGGISRVQRFITISAPHRGTWIAYSHQGVGCVQMRPDSAFLQDLNRDVLMLKQLNFTSMWTPYDLMIVPANSSQMPLGREVIIPALVHGWMITDTRCLAAVADALAEPVQHISEDRQFEHTPHFRKSPQSNGNT, encoded by the coding sequence ATGAAGAAACAGACTTCTCAGCGCAATCCGGTGTTATTGGTACATGGCATTTTTGATACAGGTCGAGTTTTTGAAAGAATGGTACCGTACCTGACACAAAGGGGCTGGGTTGTTTACGACTTCGACCTTACACCCAATAATGGTAATGAGAGTCTTGATAAACTAGCCCAACAAATTGCCAACTACGTAGAGTGTAATTTTCCACGAGAGCAACCACTTGATTTAGTGGGCTTTAGTATGGGTGGAATTGTGAGCCGTTACTATGTGCAGCGGCTGGGAGGAATTAGCCGTGTACAAAGGTTTATCACTATTTCCGCACCGCATCGTGGCACTTGGATTGCTTATAGCCATCAAGGTGTAGGCTGTGTACAAATGCGTCCAGATAGTGCTTTTCTACAAGATTTGAATCGGGATGTTCTCATGCTTAAGCAGCTGAATTTCACCTCTATGTGGACACCTTATGATTTGATGATTGTCCCAGCCAATAGTTCACAAATGCCTTTGGGTCGAGAAGTGATAATACCAGCATTAGTTCATGGTTGGATGATCACAGATACTAGATGTCTGGCGGCTGTAGCCGATGCCTTGGCAGAACCTGTTCAACATATTAGTGAGGATCGCCAATTTGAACATACTCCGCACTTCCGAAAATCGCCTCAGAGTAACGGTAATACTTGA
- a CDS encoding DUF389 domain-containing protein yields the protein MAVALVPPLSVVSIGLGGSSQSVATGATVLFLANLTGIIFSGTLVFIAQGYGSLERARQGLIISIGAILLLGLPLGFSLANVLIKEQARRSINYLLSRKSLTFSSTDIRDIQIRRQGRELVFNLEVATALNSISENQVNLVRDFLEQNLKRPINLNVRIIPIQEFFSPASGT from the coding sequence ATCGCAGTTGCCCTAGTTCCACCTTTAAGTGTGGTTAGCATTGGCTTAGGAGGTAGTTCACAGTCAGTTGCTACTGGTGCTACTGTTTTGTTCTTGGCAAACTTAACTGGTATTATTTTTAGCGGTACTCTAGTTTTTATTGCTCAAGGCTATGGCTCCTTGGAACGAGCGCGTCAAGGTTTAATAATCTCTATTGGAGCTATATTGCTCTTGGGTTTGCCCTTGGGTTTTTCGCTAGCAAATGTATTGATCAAAGAACAAGCACGCCGTAGCATAAATTATTTGTTATCCCGCAAAAGCCTTACCTTTTCTAGTACAGATATTCGTGATATTCAAATCAGACGGCAAGGCAGAGAACTTGTATTTAATTTGGAAGTAGCAACTGCATTAAATTCAATTTCTGAGAATCAGGTTAATTTAGTTAGGGATTTTCTCGAACAGAATTTAAAAAGACCGATAAATTTAAATGTGCGGATAATTCCCATCCAGGAATTTTTCTCCCCTGCTTCCGGAACTTAA
- a CDS encoding tetratricopeptide repeat protein, which translates to MIDLVATAFEQKDYRTAAKLLKQLLKESPENPWVQFYVGRLHEVSAKRQEAEKIYRQLLRDTTNAKIVTQARQGLQRLQELEKEERKRAIIQATANSDNSKLGVLILEPISNELKTQAAQKLAQIMQLDFYSARLLLPSRGWRLYRSGAIGELEFYGKQLKKADIPCFWAKLADIEKIQVFHVNYFEEYTSKVTVVCRNQDNQLGSLCFDWLEVKGRVQGLLPIFEEVVDRDVRGKLERKTQTQDYFQFCDLYIPGRNCILRLYDKGYKFQQGVEIAPQTGENTIRINWNNLLSLIDEQLPQVKIWSDFTSFAETALDQTEVLDNIEPHIHLFRREKTNWDTAFHLYSGLVFLTLLKARV; encoded by the coding sequence ATGATTGATTTAGTTGCCACTGCTTTCGAGCAAAAAGACTATCGCACTGCCGCTAAATTACTCAAACAACTTTTAAAAGAATCACCAGAAAATCCTTGGGTGCAATTTTATGTTGGACGTTTGCATGAAGTTTCAGCAAAGCGGCAAGAAGCGGAAAAAATCTATCGGCAACTGCTGCGCGATACAACCAACGCCAAGATAGTGACGCAAGCAAGACAAGGTTTACAACGCTTGCAGGAACTTGAAAAAGAAGAAAGAAAACGCGCTATCATCCAAGCAACCGCTAACTCCGACAACAGTAAACTCGGTGTATTAATCTTAGAACCGATCAGCAATGAACTGAAAACCCAAGCTGCACAAAAACTAGCCCAAATTATGCAGTTAGATTTCTACAGTGCCAGGCTACTGCTACCTAGTCGAGGTTGGCGATTGTACCGTAGTGGTGCGATCGGAGAATTAGAATTTTATGGCAAGCAGTTAAAAAAAGCTGATATTCCCTGCTTTTGGGCAAAGTTAGCAGATATAGAAAAAATACAGGTTTTTCACGTCAACTATTTTGAAGAATATACTTCAAAAGTCACCGTTGTTTGTCGCAATCAAGATAACCAACTTGGTTCTCTTTGTTTTGATTGGTTAGAAGTCAAAGGGAGAGTACAGGGACTATTACCTATTTTTGAAGAGGTTGTAGATCGAGATGTACGCGGTAAGTTAGAACGCAAAACTCAAACCCAAGATTACTTCCAATTTTGCGATCTATATATTCCTGGAAGGAATTGTATTTTAAGACTTTACGACAAAGGTTATAAGTTTCAACAAGGAGTAGAAATAGCTCCCCAAACTGGCGAAAACACAATCAGAATAAATTGGAATAATCTACTCTCTTTGATTGATGAACAATTACCTCAAGTCAAAATTTGGTCAGATTTCACAAGTTTTGCAGAAACAGCTTTAGATCAAACAGAAGTGCTAGATAATATTGAGCCTCATATTCACTTATTTCGGAGGGAAAAAACTAATTGGGATACGGCATTTCATTTGTATAGTGGGTTAGTATTTTTGACTCTTTTAAAAGCTAGAGTATGA
- a CDS encoding MEKHLA domain-containing protein produces MTSNILFPWQQEAVIYHSQRLLKSFHYWLGYSLLDVNGSPEKIAQALFQAPFVLASHDTQADPILNYGNCKALELWELSWEEFTRMPSRRTAQQMLQQERGRRLTDTVTRGYSKFPAIRITSTGKRFQIEEVILWNVLDEDERYCGQAAMFSNYKFMT; encoded by the coding sequence ATGACCAGTAACATTCTATTTCCTTGGCAACAAGAAGCTGTGATTTACCATAGTCAGCGTTTACTCAAAAGTTTTCACTATTGGTTGGGATATTCTTTATTAGATGTTAATGGCTCACCAGAAAAAATAGCCCAAGCATTATTCCAAGCGCCTTTTGTCTTAGCCTCTCATGATACACAAGCAGATCCGATTTTAAACTATGGTAATTGCAAGGCTTTGGAACTATGGGAACTATCGTGGGAGGAATTTACCCGTATGCCCTCACGGAGAACAGCTCAACAAATGTTACAACAGGAGCGCGGTCGCCGATTAACTGATACAGTCACCAGAGGATACAGTAAGTTTCCTGCCATTCGCATCACTAGTACTGGTAAGCGTTTCCAAATAGAAGAAGTTATTCTTTGGAATGTCCTAGACGAAGATGAGCGCTATTGTGGTCAAGCAGCTATGTTTTCTAACTACAAATTTATGACATAA
- a CDS encoding polysaccharide biosynthesis tyrosine autokinase yields MTPPIVKRYLIAFEKYKWIGLTSFALVVAGSTVVAMQPEPPASYVANGALTYTSPPVFFSATGSEILQQGQELSQEVLLSDQIVETVAAQINVKPQKIGLNVALSLPKKSKTGELESTIIELKYKDSDKKRAQETVQLLMETMVKLSGEINTGRLKAIIKKINDRLPPTKRELEVAEKRLEQYDRIQGPAILAAENGSLLAGITSSQNQQRQIQLTLAGIDAQIRSLQAKLGLTVNQAYVSSALSADPIIASLRSQIYQVETQIEIYRRDFRAQHPTMIQLRRQKEAYEKLLQQRANEVVGGGGRAAPLGSTTDIRTQMNLDPSRQLLANQLVTLQTQRETLQQQLSSLIKEEAQLRQEYSLIPNKQLERSRLEQEVLLKKAVYDKMQAKLSDAQTAEAETVSSLSIARAPIVIANVKPPKSVFATLAIGGFLGLIVGGGVIFLLGSLEDTFKTKEDIRNSLKQREVTVLGELPLMAFQNLSPDDLSVVLALDSPYLEFYEKFRSNLRRIGGKNLKVVLIASTSSFEGKTVSAYNLGIASARAGKRTLIVETDLRSPSRSQSLKVTLDADANLEPLHYYGSLSECIHLVPNVENLYIVPSPGPVRQPAAVLESSELRHLIADARERYDFVILDTNPINLSNDALLIQPYCDGIVLVTRPNHTQENILGETIDELVESELRLVGAIINGADITVPIAQPTVLVALSGGELEIQDQPHAELSARSRQN; encoded by the coding sequence ATGACTCCACCGATTGTTAAACGTTATTTGATTGCTTTCGAGAAGTACAAGTGGATTGGATTAACCAGTTTTGCTTTGGTTGTAGCTGGTTCAACGGTGGTGGCTATGCAGCCGGAACCACCTGCTAGTTATGTAGCAAATGGTGCTTTGACTTACACTAGTCCACCTGTTTTTTTCTCTGCAACTGGTAGTGAAATTCTCCAACAAGGGCAAGAACTTTCTCAAGAAGTTTTACTATCTGATCAAATTGTTGAAACTGTGGCAGCACAAATTAATGTCAAACCACAAAAAATTGGTTTGAATGTTGCTTTGAGTCTACCGAAAAAAAGCAAAACAGGAGAATTAGAATCTACAATAATTGAGCTGAAGTACAAGGATTCTGATAAAAAGCGCGCTCAAGAAACAGTGCAGTTATTGATGGAAACAATGGTTAAGTTGAGTGGTGAGATTAATACTGGAAGATTAAAAGCAATTATTAAAAAAATTAACGATCGCCTACCACCGACTAAACGAGAATTAGAGGTTGCTGAAAAGAGACTGGAACAGTACGATCGCATTCAAGGCCCAGCAATTCTAGCTGCTGAGAATGGTAGTTTATTAGCCGGAATTACTAGTAGCCAAAACCAGCAACGGCAAATTCAACTCACACTTGCTGGAATCGATGCCCAAATTCGTAGTTTACAAGCAAAGCTGGGATTAACTGTCAACCAAGCTTATGTTTCTTCTGCTTTGAGTGCCGATCCAATTATTGCTAGCTTGCGCTCGCAAATTTATCAAGTTGAAACTCAAATTGAGATTTACAGAAGAGATTTTCGTGCTCAACATCCAACAATGATTCAGTTGCGACGCCAAAAGGAAGCCTATGAAAAATTGTTACAACAACGTGCAAATGAGGTAGTCGGCGGAGGCGGTAGGGCTGCTCCTCTAGGTAGTACAACAGATATCCGTACTCAAATGAACTTAGATCCATCTCGACAGTTACTCGCAAACCAGTTAGTTACTTTGCAAACCCAACGCGAGACATTGCAGCAACAACTATCGTCGTTGATTAAGGAAGAAGCGCAATTGCGACAAGAATATTCTTTGATACCTAATAAGCAACTGGAGCGATCGCGTTTAGAACAAGAAGTATTACTCAAAAAAGCCGTTTATGACAAAATGCAAGCGAAGCTCAGTGATGCTCAAACAGCAGAAGCAGAAACCGTTAGTAGTCTCAGTATTGCTAGAGCGCCTATAGTTATTGCTAATGTCAAACCTCCAAAAAGTGTGTTCGCTACCCTTGCTATCGGTGGTTTCTTAGGATTAATAGTAGGTGGTGGAGTTATATTTTTATTAGGATCACTAGAAGACACATTCAAAACTAAAGAGGATATCCGCAATAGTCTCAAGCAACGGGAAGTTACTGTGTTGGGAGAGTTGCCTTTAATGGCTTTCCAGAATTTGTCGCCAGATGATCTGTCGGTAGTGCTTGCTTTAGATTCTCCCTATTTAGAGTTTTATGAAAAGTTCCGCAGTAATTTACGCCGTATTGGAGGGAAAAATTTAAAAGTTGTACTAATTGCCAGTACCAGCAGTTTTGAAGGGAAAACAGTGAGTGCATATAACTTGGGCATAGCTTCCGCTCGTGCTGGTAAACGTACTTTGATTGTAGAAACAGATTTGCGATCGCCTTCTCGTAGTCAATCCCTTAAAGTTACTCTTGATGCCGATGCCAATCTTGAACCCTTGCACTATTACGGCAGTTTGAGTGAATGTATCCACTTAGTTCCCAATGTAGAAAATTTATACATTGTTCCTAGCCCTGGCCCAGTACGTCAACCTGCTGCTGTTCTTGAGTCTAGCGAATTGCGACATTTAATCGCAGATGCTCGCGAACGTTATGATTTTGTAATCTTGGATACAAATCCTATCAATTTATCTAATGATGCTCTATTAATCCAACCTTACTGCGATGGCATAGTATTAGTAACGCGACCAAATCATACACAAGAAAATATTTTAGGTGAAACCATAGATGAATTAGTAGAATCTGAACTAAGGCTAGTGGGAGCTATTATCAATGGTGCCGATATCACAGTTCCTATAGCTCAACCTACGGTTTTAGTTGCTTTGTCTGGGGGAGAATTAGAAATTCAAGATCAACCACACGCTGAACTGTCGGCTAGAAGCAGGCAAAATTGA
- a CDS encoding polysaccharide biosynthesis/export family protein, translated as MRSFSALYFFSLQVSVFFANAAQPVFAQQTTPTLPSPIIAPVQIPAPPTSTEFVPSGANNDQISPQLSRYILGPGDLINIQVQRPPGQYRLGAGDVISVVVQRFPDVSFQAAINPEGNIIVPLLGTVSLQNLTLEQAQVKTCSLLNRYLVEPIVTLSLMSQRPDLNFSVAINPEGNVVLPQVGAVSLKGLTMAEAQEKIRLLLDRIAVEPVVNISLVSPRPVQITISGEVFRPGIYPMGSPMPRVADALLLSGGSTMMADLRQVQVRRHLIDGSVVTQTIDLYTPLQNGGTVPNLRLQDGDAIIVPRRELINDDTYDRNLVARSSLAQPQIKIRVLNYAAGGLVTQMLPNGSSFVDALAGLNPDTANLREIALVRFDPERGKAITQRLNAKKALSGDASQNVPLQDNDVIVVGRNLVGRITNLVSTITRPFFDVQSFIRFFETFGGGGSK; from the coding sequence ATGCGTTCATTCAGCGCCCTGTATTTTTTTAGTCTTCAGGTCAGCGTTTTCTTTGCAAACGCTGCTCAACCTGTTTTTGCCCAGCAGACAACTCCCACTCTGCCATCCCCAATCATAGCGCCAGTACAAATTCCTGCTCCCCCAACAAGCACTGAATTTGTACCTTCTGGTGCTAACAACGATCAAATCTCACCACAACTCAGTCGCTACATTTTAGGGCCGGGAGATTTAATTAATATCCAAGTTCAACGCCCTCCAGGTCAATATCGCTTGGGAGCAGGAGATGTAATTAGTGTTGTGGTGCAGCGTTTTCCAGATGTAAGCTTTCAAGCAGCCATTAACCCAGAGGGAAATATCATTGTTCCTCTTTTGGGAACGGTATCACTACAAAATTTAACTTTGGAACAAGCACAAGTCAAAACTTGCTCGTTACTAAATCGCTATCTGGTGGAGCCGATTGTCACTTTATCACTGATGTCACAACGGCCCGATCTAAATTTTTCGGTTGCAATTAATCCAGAGGGTAATGTTGTTTTGCCACAAGTTGGAGCCGTTTCCCTCAAAGGTTTAACTATGGCAGAAGCTCAAGAAAAAATCCGCTTGTTGCTCGATCGCATTGCAGTCGAGCCAGTTGTGAACATATCACTAGTATCACCACGACCAGTACAAATCACAATTAGCGGTGAAGTTTTCCGCCCTGGTATTTATCCTATGGGTTCGCCAATGCCTCGTGTTGCTGATGCTCTGCTTTTATCAGGTGGTTCTACCATGATGGCAGACTTACGACAAGTACAAGTGCGGCGACATTTAATAGATGGTTCTGTAGTCACACAAACTATTGATTTGTATACTCCTTTGCAAAATGGCGGTACAGTACCTAATTTGCGCTTGCAAGATGGAGATGCAATCATTGTGCCACGCCGCGAGCTCATTAACGATGATACTTATGACCGCAATTTAGTGGCTCGTTCGTCCTTAGCTCAACCGCAGATTAAAATTCGGGTATTAAATTATGCTGCCGGAGGTCTTGTTACACAAATGCTACCAAATGGTAGTAGTTTTGTTGATGCTTTAGCAGGACTTAATCCTGACACTGCCAACTTACGGGAAATTGCTCTAGTTCGTTTTGATCCAGAAAGAGGTAAAGCCATCACCCAAAGATTGAATGCGAAAAAAGCGCTTTCTGGAGATGCATCTCAAAACGTGCCACTTCAAGACAATGATGTCATCGTTGTTGGTCGTAATCTTGTCGGTAGAATTACTAACTTGGTATCTACTATTACCCGCCCTTTTTTTGATGTTCAGTCCTTTATCCGCTTTTTTGAAACTTTCGGTGGTGGTGGTAGCAAGTAA